A DNA window from Aquarana catesbeiana isolate 2022-GZ linkage group LG01, ASM4218655v1, whole genome shotgun sequence contains the following coding sequences:
- the LOC141129006 gene encoding epidermal differentiation-specific protein-like: protein MSSLELFELPNFKGDYVSIDHETEDLTSVGFLQRARSLKVHGDPWIVFSGINYTGQFKCYSEGSYASIPAFEKKISSVRVVKGGLYNPTITLFEHGYYGGKSVTLTKAANSLKSYGFDNIVSSQKNVHGAWVLYSEEYYKGEQRVTVAGDDIPDYHALGWGDKVSSLKPLDPPEVREALE from the coding sequence ATGAGTTCTCTCGAGCTGTTCGAGCTTCCAAATTTCAAGGGAGACTATGTGTCAATAGACCATGAAACGGAAGACCTGACATCTGTTGGATTCCTGCAGAGAGCTCGATCTCTTAAAGTCCACGGAGACCCATGGATTGTCTTCAGTGGAATCAATTATACAGGACAGTTTAAATGCTATTCGGAAGGTTCTTATGCCTCAATCCCAGCATTTGAGAAGAAAATCAGCTCTGTGCGAGTTGTGAAGGGCGGTCTGTATAATCCCACGATTACTCTGTTTGAGCACGGCTACTATGGGGGCAAATCTGTGACCCTGACCAAAGCTGCAAATTCCCTTAAATCGTATGGATTTGACAACATAGTTTCATCACAAAAAAATGTCCATGGGGCCTGGGTCCTGTATTCTGAAGAGTATTACAAAGGTGAACAGAGGGTCACTGTGGCAGGAGATGACATTCCAGATTATCATGCATTAGGCTGGGGAGATAAAGTAAGCTCCCTGAAGCCTCTGGATCCCCCTGAGGTTAGAGAGGCTCTCGAGTAA